Proteins encoded by one window of Arachis ipaensis cultivar K30076 chromosome B04, Araip1.1, whole genome shotgun sequence:
- the LOC107637081 gene encoding LIM domain-containing protein PLIM2c-like, which yields MSFTGTLDKCKACDKTVYVVDLLTLEGIPYHKNCFRCTHCKGYLTMSTYSSMDGVLYCKTHFEQLFKESGNFSKNFQTAKPSEKSNDGNKAPSRLSSMFSGTLDKCSVCGKTVYPLEKMSLEGECYHKTCFRCAHAGCPLTHSNYAALDGVLYCKHHFQQLFMEKGNYNHVLQAAKDKKVNATPPSEQADAEDGEKPESEEKKEEEEEAAHEEEESKEEEEEKKDEDT from the exons ATGTCATTCACAGGAACTTTGGACAAATGCAAGGCTTGTGACAAAACTGTTTATGTGGTTGATTTGTTAACTCTTGAAGGTATACCTTACCATAAAAACTGCTTCAGATGCACTCACTGCAAGGGTTATCTTACG ATGAGTACCTATTCCTCAATGGATGGTGTCCTGTATTGCAAGACACACTTTGAACAGCTTTTCAAGGAATCTGGAAATTTTAGTAAGAACTTTCAAACAG CAAAGCCTTCTGAAAAATCAAATGATGGG AACAAGGCTCCAAGCAGACTCTCATCCATGTTTAGTGGAACTCTAGACAAATGCTCAGTTTGTGGAAAAACAGTGTATCCACTGGAGAAG ATGTCGCTGGAAGGAGAGTGCTATCACAAGACATGCTTTAGGTGTGCTCATGCAGGTTGTCCTCTGACACACTCCAACTATGCTGCCCTTGATGGTGTCCTGTATTGCAAGCACCATTTCCAGCAGCTTTTCATGGAGAAGGGTAACTACAACCATGTACTCCAGGCTGCTAAGGACAAAAAGGTCAATGCCACTCCACCTTCTGAACAAGCCGATGCTGAAGATGGCGAGAAGCCGGAGTCTGaggagaagaaagaggaagaagaagaagcagctcatgaagaagaagaatctaaggaagaggaagaggaaaagaAAGATGAGGACACTTAG
- the LOC107637082 gene encoding DEAD-box ATP-dependent RNA helicase 50, which yields MAGIPTSIDSSSSSISPSFERLKTQKVKALVHRSKQHRNRSTDNGRPRDSSPNPRSRGGWGDAGGSFRSLNSQELAPDTNFFSVKSFRELGCADYLIQSLQKLSFPRPSNVQAMAFAPVIAGKTCIIADQSGSGKTLAYLAPIIQRLRQEELEGHSKSSPQAPRVVILAPTAELASQVLDNCRSLSRSGVPFKSMVVTGGFRQRTQLETLQQGVDVLIATPGRFLFLMKEGFLQLTNLRCVVLDEVDILFGDEDFEVALQSLINSSPITTQYLFVTATLPRDVYSKLVEIFPDCEMIMGPSMHRISPRLEEIIVDCSGEDGQEKTTDTAFLNKKSALLQLAEERPVPRTIVFCNKIETCRKVENALKRIDRKGAVIQVLPFHAAMTQESRLASMKEFARSPSKQVSQFMVCTDRASRGIDFWGVEHVILFDFPRDPSEYVRRVGRTARGAKGVGKAFIFVVGKQVSLARKIMERNRKGHPLHDVPSAVTF from the exons ATGGCAGGCATCCCAACAAGCATTGATTCGTCCTCATCCTCAATAAGCCCGAGTTTCGAAAGACTGAAAACTCAGAAAGTCAAAGCTCTCGTCCACAGGTCTAAGCAGCACAGAAACAGAAGCACTGACAATGGTCGACCACGTGATTCATCGCCAAACCCTCGTTCAAGAGGAGGATGGGGGGACGCTGGAGGATCCTTCCGTTCTCTTAATTCTCAGGAGCTTGCTCCCGACACCAACTTCTTCAGTGTCAAGTCCTTCAGGGAACTAGGCTGCGCTGACTACCTCATCCAATCACTCCAAAAGCTCTCTTTCCCGCGCCCTTCCAATGTACAG GCCATGGCATTTGCACCTGTTATTGCTGGAAAGACTTGTATTATAGCTGACCAAAGTGGTTCTGGAAAGACTTTAGCATATCTTGCACCAATAATTCAGCGTCTTCGGCAAGAAGAACTAGAAGGACACAGTAAATCCTCTCCTCAAGCTCCTAGAGTTGTCATACTAGCACCAACAGCTGAATTAGCTTCCCAG GTCTTAGATAATTGTCGATCACTGTCTAGATCTGGGGTTCCATTTAAATCTATGGTTGTCACAGGTGGCTTTCGACAAAGAACTCAACTGGAAACTTTACAACAGGGTGTTGATGTATTAATAGCTACACCTGGCCGTTTTTTGTTCCTTATGAAGGAAGGCTTCTTGCAGTTAACAAATCTAAGATG TGTTGTTTTGGATGAGGTAGATATTCTCTTTGGTGATGAGGATTTCGAAGTGGCTCTTCAAAGCTTGATCAATTCCTCACCCATAACTACACAATACTTGTTTGTGACTGCAACTCTACCAAGAGATGTTTACAGCAAACTGGTTGAAATTTTCCCCGATTGTGAAATGATCATGGGACCTAGTATGCACCGAATAAGCCCACGCCTTGAAGAG ATCATAGTAGATTGCAGTGGAGAAGATGGGCAAGAAAAAACTACTGATACAGCATTTCTGAACAAGAAATCTGCTCTTCTGCAGCTTGCAGAGGAACGGCCTGTTCCAAGAACTATTGTGTTTTGCAACAAA ATTGAAACATGCAGAAAAGTAGAGAATGCATTAAAGCGTATAGATAGAAAGGGAGCAGTTATACAAGTTCTACCTTTCCATGCTGCCATGACACAGGAATCAAGGCTTGCCAGTATGAAGGAGTTTGCACGTTCACCGTCAAAACAAGTGTCCCAGTTTATGGTTTGCACTGACCG AGCATCAAGGGGAATAGACTTTTGGGGAGTGGAGCACGTGATACTGTTTGACTTCCCGAGGGATCCAAGCGAATATGTGAGGCGTGTCGGAAGAACGGCGAGAGGCGCAAAGGGTGTGGGGAAGGCATTCATATTCGTGGTAGGCAAGCAAGTATCGCTTGCACGCAAAATCATGGAAAGAAATAGGAAGGGTCACCCGTTACATGATGTCCCTTCTGCTGTTACCTTCTAG